One Candidatus Cardinium hertigii DNA window includes the following coding sequences:
- the rpsL gene encoding 30S ribosomal protein S12, with the protein MLTIQQLVRRGRKRTASASKAPALSSCPQRRGVCTKVYTLKPRKPNSSMKKVARVRLTTGKEVNVYIPGEGHNLQEHSIVLVKGGGVKDLSGIRYRIIRGVLDTGGVNGRRQGRSLYGAKQPKKK; encoded by the coding sequence ATGTTAACCATACAACAACTTGTAAGAAGGGGAAGAAAGCGTACGGCTTCTGCCTCAAAGGCACCAGCGCTTTCATCCTGTCCACAGCGGCGTGGGGTATGCACTAAGGTGTATACCTTGAAACCAAGAAAGCCTAATTCTTCTATGAAAAAGGTGGCTAGAGTCCGTCTTACAACGGGCAAGGAAGTGAATGTTTATATTCCTGGGGAAGGACACAACCTTCAGGAACATTCTATTGTATTAGTTAAAGGAGGGGGCGTCAAAGACCTATCAGGTATTCGGTATCGAATCATTCGGGGAGTACTGGATACAGGAGGGGTTAATGGAAGACGCCAAGGAAGGTCGCTATATGGCGCTAAACAACCTAAAAAGAAATAA